Below is a genomic region from Neurospora crassa OR74A linkage group VII, whole genome shotgun sequence.
AACTTGAAGAAGGCATGAAACTGGAGAGGCTGGCTCGGCTAGCAGGCAAGAATTGATTGCATGTGGTGTGGTGGGGACGTTCAATAATTGGGCGATGCCTTCGttcagttccttccttccatccacACGAGATACTTACCCATCAACCACGCTCTCTCCCGTTATTCGTCAAGGCTCGAAGCGCCTCCTGCAGTCTGCCTTGAAGAGCAAGGTACAGACAGCCACaacgctacctacctacctaactgCATAGTGATGCAGCAAATTGCTTATCTGTGGGAGGCGCAGTCAGGCACTTAGTTGAAACTCGGATCATTTTATCCCAGTCGTTTTCCATCTCCAAAATTAACGCCAGCATCTTCCACTACCTATCCAATCGAAAAGAAAGGATGATTGAGCAGTACCCTCCTTCACCGTCAGCGACAATAACAaatctttccttttctgccTTTGACAACTACTAACCCAAGGCTTCTCGTGCAACCTATCAGGCACTCACTGTTCCTTGTTCACTTGGATAGTACTGCGTCATGTTATGACGACGGAAGCTGAACTCATTCAGTCCCTTGACCAGTCCCCCTCAGTCTAATCGTCAGCCAaactcctcccccctccatcCACTTCATAACGGAAAGTACACCTCACCATTGACATTTCAGCCGGCTACGTAGCGCCACGCAATTTCCACTGACAATTGAAGTCCGGGCACCCTCTTTCCTGTCTGACTCATCATGGCCGTTTctccctagaggtagttccTCTAAGCATAGTAAGTTTGGAAAAACCCATGTTTGACATGAGATCCACCATCATCTCATCTGGACATTACTGTGTACCCATGTGATGAATCCAGGTTGACAAAATCATCGATGCCATACCTCCTCATCCTTGGCTTCAACGATGGGATCGATCCCATCGCACTCGCCCACGCATCGATTGTTGctgccatccatccatccatccatctgcTTTTCCCGAATGAATTTCCAATCCAGGCACCTACTTAGTCGTAAGAGACCCTCCACTTCTTTCCACCCCCGTCCCCTGGTCGATTTAACTTCCTTCAGTTAACAGAGTTGGAAGAAAACAATTCCTGCTTTTGATCTCGTCCAACATCCAACACATAGTAGGTCGCTGCCGGCACGCTCAAACTCTAGGCAGATTTCGGGAATGTGATACGAGGCACCGGGCGGGGGGTTGGTGTCTAAAGCAGTATaccttttgttttttttatcttttaattttcttttctccggGAAGAGGAACGGAGATGCCGAACCAGCGCGCGAGAGgtcaagaggaggaggtcaagaggagggagagttATAGAAGACTGGAGGGGTCGACGCGTATAATTTAGGGGAAATGGGTGGTGGCATGCCCTGGCTACCTAGCGGTCGGTTCGAAATCGCAACGCAACGCaacggttgttgttgttgtgaagATTCTGTGCTAAGAGAACTGAATCACTCAGCTTTCGGGGGGTTGATGTTTTCAGGAAGGACGAGAGGagaaactacctctacctacctcacgCTTGTGACGTTAGTACGTTTAGATTGGgtatggcggcggcgattAGTACCTGGATCTTTCCATCTGTATCTCTCCTATCTAACTAACACGATATAGCACGGTCGATTGGATTAGACGCAGCCGGCCGCTGCTGAGGCCGGCTGAGATTGAGAAGGGCGTGCATTAATAGAgtaggtttttttttttggaagtATTTGGTAGGATGCGGTAGTAGTACGAAACGCTACTGTATAAACAAGACAGGCCACAGCTGAGATTGGGTAGAATGCCTCTTGCGGTCCCGTGAGAGAGAGCTGGGGAGTCTCGATGTGTCCTTCCAGTTCAGTTAGTGGTGGTTTGAAACTACAACATGAGATATTGTGTATATACTTGCTGCGAGTCTGGATTAATCATATCGGACGGAGCTGGACCGGCAGTCAAtaggaaaagaagagcaagagaaGCACTTAACAAACAAGAAGCAGACAATGGCGAATTTGAacaagggtataaataaccTAGAGACACATGTACGAAACAATTCGATACCTTCGAACAACCCAAAACACCGCTTCCTGATGCAAAGACGCAGAGATGCTAAAACAAAATaaatccatccatccaagaAATCCCTTCTTTAAAGATCCAACATCTCTTCCTTGCCGACCATCGCTTGGGCCGGGTCGCCATGAGAAAATCTGAAACAACTGAGAATCTGAATCTGGATccaaacaaagaaaaaaaaaggttatGATGTAGTAATATTGCAATATGCAAATCCAACCTTTTCGTCGTATTTTCCCTTCCTGCCTTCTACAGCAGCCATCATTCCACATCATTaattcctttcctttatagATCCCCTTATTCATCACCCCTATATTCCCTCCCTCAAAGCCTCCTCAATACTCCCCAGCTGGCTCACATCCAACGCCTCCACCGTCACTTTACTCGGCAACCCACCCTTCCTCGACAAAAACCCTGGGATCACGCCGGGTTGGTTGATGCCCGGCGCCCTAGGCTTGATGGTCGTCCCCGTCGTCGCAGAGGACACGGACCGCAAGGAAGACGAcaggggggtggtggtggtcgtggttaCCGTGCCGGCCGTgccagtggtggtggacgagCTGACGCTTCGGTAGGATGACTTGCCGTCGCTTGCAGCAATGGCGATGCCTAGGCCGGTGCCTGCGCCTGTGCTTCCTGTTCCAACCGGGGTGGATGTGAGCTCGGGGAGTTCCGGGGTTGGCTCCAGTCCTGTTGATCTTCCCGTGGTTCCGGGTACTGCGTCGATTGCGGTAGTCGGCTGGCTAGAACTCTGGCTCCAAGGCCGCCACGAGACTAGCCTACCCAAGGTAGGAAGAGACAGCTGACGGGAGGCTGTTGATCGCACAGAAGAGGACATATGCAAACCGTCAGTGTGGGCGCGACGATTGGGAttgaggaagaagggcggcTCGGCGACCGAGGGACGTTTGTTATTCTGGGAGGTGGATACGGGTCGGGGTAGGCGCTGTCCTACCAGGGCCAAATTATCTCTGGCGTGCATGCTTCCGCGCGAACCGCGCGCCGAGATGGTCGGCATGGCCGTGACGTTGCTGATTCCGGTTCCGGCGGCACTGAGGCCGAGGGGTCGCAGGGTCAGTTGGCTCGGGCGGACCTTGAGGGTGTGGATGTCGAGGCCGTTGGAGAGGGACATGATGGATTCGTGTGAGGTCATCCGTCGGAGTCCTCCTGTTCGTTGCTCTGCCGCTTCGGGGTGGAAGTCGAGATCTCTGTGAATCGTGTCGTCCGTCACAATTTCCGGGTCATCGACGTCGCCATTTGCGCTCATGGTCTCAACGGTGTCGTCTTCGGCGGAGGAAACCCCGTGGGCCATGTCAGGTACGTCGTCGGTGGTGTAGGCGCCCATGGCCTGGTTGAGCTCCTCGGCAAGAACGAGACCGGCGAGCGAACGGTGGCCGGGATACGGTGGTGAACAGGTGCCGGAATTGTGCATGGCCGTACTACGAGTCGACCATTGGGATGCCTGTCTGCGGTGCGACTTTCGGTTCCATTCGGGGGAAGTTGGATCGACACTTGTGGTGGGAGAGTTGGGGACCGACACCTCAATGATGCCGCGGTCGAAGACGGAATTGCGCCGGGGGTTCGATTGGGGAGAGGTCGGCGCGGAGGATGGCGCGAATTCGGAGGGCATTTCGGAGATTAGGGACCAACGGCCTGCTGCTGTCGAGGTGGAATCGTGAGCACTGTGACGCGGGATAAAGGGTGGCCCAAGGCCACGGCCCGCCTGCCATTGGGGATTCTGGGAGGATACTGGTGTTGTAGGTGCTGAGATGATGTGTGGCGGCGAAAAGGTACCTGAAGTCATGGATCTCCtgttcttcttttgttttcgTGTCTCGCCCTTCTGGGCGATATGGTAATGGTGGTGGACGTGCACGGCTTGTGAGATCTTTGGTGTTTTGGCCGAGTCGGGATCGTCGAATTCGGTCTGTAGTGTTGATACGGTACCCAACTGTTTAGGATTACTTGATGACGGCTGGTGATAATGTATCTGTTCCCGTAGGAGTTGGATTTCGTCGTGTGAGTTCATTAGCATCTCACGCAGTTCGGCAATGCCCAGCTGTAGGTTGGCGTTGTCCTGCAAGAGGTCGCGTACGAAATGCGACACGACATTGCGCGTGCTCTTGGTGTCGGATAAGGACTTGACAGCGGCAGCGCCCTTAAGTCTGCCTGCTGCCGTGCTGAGCTCCTTTTCCATTTCTCGTTGTTTTTCGATACGGCCGATAACCTCAGCGTGTCGTTCCCGTTCTTCCTTTGCTTCCTTCTCCATGCGCTCCAGTTGTTCCTGCAAGTCGTTGATACCCTTTTCGGCCTGCTTCCAACGTGTGATGGCGGTGCGCGCCTCCTCCTGTGTATTGACCAAGGTTGCCTGTAGTGTCGCCTGCTCCTCTTCGAGCATGGAGAGCTGCTTCTCCAGGGTCGCTGCCCTCTCCGCCGCCAATTCCAGTCGGCGGATCTCGCGCTGGGACTCGCGCAGGGTGGTCTCGAGGTAGTCAATGCGGGTGTCGGCCTCTCGGACGGTATCATTGAGCGACTCGAGTTCGGCGTGGAGGCTGTAATTCTCGTGTATCGTTTCCCTGTTCCTCTCCTCGAGCTCTGCATTTTCGCGTTCCAGCTGTTCAATGCGAGCGGTGAGTTCGGCGCGGTCGCgttcggcggcggccatgTAGGCTTCATGGCGGATGAGCAGAGTCTGAAGGGAAAAGGTCAGCGAGGAGAAGCATTCCTCCGGCCTGGGTTGTCGCGCGCGCCATTTGCTGTGCGTTGCAGGTGTCTTTTCCGACCACTCTAGCATTGTGCAATCTGTGAGGAAGACGAGATAGGTGCAGATGATTTTGCAACCAGGCTATGGTCGAAGCCAAATCAAGGGATATGAAGGGAGCGATTGACGGTGGCGCCAGGCGCACAGGGAGCGGATGAAAGGAATGCGGCACGCATCAACAGGGAGCAGGTCTGCGTCATTGATTACTCACCTGGCCCATTTTGGCGGCCGTATGGACATCGCGCTCGACACTCTTGAGAAGAGTACAGTTGTGCCTAAGATAAACGCAGTCCTCCCTTCCACAGCAGCACCGCATAGCCGACGGCTGTGCCCCCTGGGCGGAGTTATCGCCGCTGGATCccatggcggcggtgggtgatgttggtggATTTTGCGGCACGAGCTCAGCTACGggctcagcagcagcagcagaagtagcaggaggagcagcagcggcggcggctactTCTTGTTCGCAGTCGGCGTTCGGAGTCGCGGCGTCtgccattcccattcccatgcCTATAGTGTGTATACTGGACTCGTCGGGCTACTCGGGGACCGTCGGTGGAATGTGTTGTCGTCACAggcggatgaagaggagcaggatgaggatgaggaggaggaggaggatagtGTCTTGGtcaacaccacctccaccatgCTGCTGAAATGTCGACCCCTGATTGACTGGAGGATCGGCGGCACCGGGAGCACGAATCTGGACTCGCTTTGGCGCTGTGGCTTTTTAGGGACGAACAGCGTAGAAGTCGGTAAGGAACAGGTAGGGAACACCTGTGCACAGATACCCGAATGCCGTGTCGGAGATTTTGCAGGCAGgatggagaaaaagaagtggaaggtcgGGAAAAAGCACGAGGACCACGGATCGTTGACTCGGGACTCGCAAGGATTGGCCGGCAAAGGACGGTGAACCCGGCAAAGTGGGTGTTCCGATATTGACACTGGGATCCTGATGACAGCAGAAttgagaggaggaagaggaaacggGGCCTCGCCGGTCTATAGGCTAGAGGTATAGGACATCGGTCGGTGGGTATGGGTTAGACAGACGAAGGGAAatggagagagaaaaaaagagcgaaaaaaaaaaagaaaaaaataaagaaggaaaattgAATGATAACGACCAAAACGGCGAGCACTGGTTGGACATCCCCCCCTGTCCCCGTGGCCCCGGGTTCCTCAAGCAGAATGATCCATGTCTTCCACTTGTTCCCATTTGAGGCCCCGGTCCGGTCCTCATGTGCTTCGTGTTGGGTATGAAGGCGTTGAACAACACACAGCAGAAATGACTGGCGTTTATTGTGGATTCGATTCCAGAGGTCGAGGACGCGCCAGGTCACCACTGCACAAGCAGAGAATGCGTGCATTTCGTCGCCAATGACTGACACTGGCGCAATCGTTGCAGCCCGCTTACAGATGCAGCCAAGCCTGTTGACCACAAATGGAAAGGTGTCGGGGTGAAAAGAGGCCCAGACGCGGCTTGTGCCAGAGACAAGGGTTGCGCCGAACAGGTACCCGCTCACACCAATGACACCACACACCAGTCCTTCAACACCTTCCCTCAGCTGCCAGCCATTTTCCCTCCTGTTATGGCCTTGATCACTTCTTCCACCATTCCATTAACACACACACTCGTCCACCAGCTGCCAAAGGCTACAAAGATACATAGACGCTCACCGCCCAATGCACATCACCCTAACCACTTCCAGTTTAGCCGCCTTgtgtctctttctttccccggTCCGCGGCCCCATTGCGACCAAACCACCCCACTCACACCCAAGTGGAGGAATCCATTGATAAAGcaacgaacaacaacaacaacaacgaaccGAACGACAAGTCGTCATTCCATCAACCACCGACCGATTGACCGAGACACCACCAGACGGACGAAACATGCGAGGCCATTCCGAGAAAGAGGGGTTCACCCTTTTTTATGTCTTTTATACCTCTACGGTTCAGTTCAATTCAAAGACAACGGCGACCCAACATCCGTTCGTCATCATGTGCAAGCGAGCGAGTCGTGTCGTGTGCCAATAGTCTAATGTTATCTCCGATCCAATGTCCACCAATACTGTACAGATACGCAGCACGTAGATCAAATaagatgagatgagatgagataATTATACCCCAAAATAATTACCCGTTAATTCAATTCAATTCAATTCAATCAATCAACAACGACAGCCAACGGGATTCATCCGCAAGGctacttgcttgcttgcttgcttacTTAAGTATCCAACTAAACTAACTAACGAAAAATGATCTCCAAGCGAAACAAGTCCGAAAGAGGCCGCGATTGACCGGGGGTTTGTTCTTCTTCAGTTCTTCTCCagttcttccacttcttttttGAACAATGCGATGatcaaaaaggaaagaaagaaatgagTATCTGCGCTGAACGACATAGCACGTGCtgtcaatcaatcaattcAATTCAATTCAATTCAATCCACCCCGCCTCTTTCCTTTTGCTCTCCTTTCCTAAGTCTCCTCCCCGCTCATGTCTGTCTTAGACTTTACTCGCTGCAAGCTGAACTAAGTTTCTCACGATTCTTTCATTGGAGATTGAAACACCGTCACCGACGTGCACGAATTCCCCATCCTACTGTAGGTCTCAAATTTCCCCTCATCCATTGATGCCCGCATCCTCCATGCCCGCTCATTATGCCCGCTCATAGCCGCCTCATGCGGCCCGCGGGACGGCTTAAAACATGgagcatccatccatccatggtctttcttttttttttttctcttttcccttttcctcgaACACTGCATTGAATCCTCATTGTGCATGTAACTGAAATGTCTCCACATTGAAGTGATCCttgactagaggtaggtgacgggcgggcgggcggtcGGTCGGTTCCGGCGATCCATCCGATCCTAGGTATCCAGGCGGCCGAGTCGGGTGGTTCTTCAGTTTTCTGTCTCTTCTGCTGCCCTACTAAGGTAGTTTGCATTGTCGCATGACGATTCTTCTTtcccgcttcttctttctctctctttttttatcGTCTCTCACCGGCATTCGTTCGGTTCTCTTCCAACGATCTCTTCATCTTTCGTAGGACAATCACTTAACACTCAGGATCTACTCCcgctctttatttaaaaaaaaaaaaaaaaagaaaaaaaaagaaaaaaaaaagaagaaaaaaaagaaaaaaaaagaaaaaaaaagaaaaaaaaaaggaaaaaaaaaagtaaaaaaaagaccaagaTCTCGTGTACCATTAATGTAGAATCCCGTCACCGCCGCGGCAGCCGGACCTTACCTGATGTAATCACcaatccaccacctccagggGCAATGTGTCGTCACAAGAGTACCGGAGTCAAGCCATCAAGTACCTAGCGACGAGGTACCGCGAGGCCGTCGTCGCAGACATTTTGAAATATTTTCATACACATCTCTCAGTACACTACGGTCAAAGAGAAAGGCGAGGAAGCTAAGGTTGCGACTGTGAAAGTGATGAGGTGAACGGCAATGAGTGCAAATAGTAGCACACTCAGAATAACTCCAACATGATGGCTGTCCTCAGAAGAGCAGAATGGACGCATAGGTCCGAGATAAACATTACTTCAAAGAATACCGCTATTTCCCCTTCGTTAAGTTATTCAAGTGACTACCTTGTACTCGCTATTTCCGTTGTACAACAAGCAAGAAAAGCCCAGCATGCTTATGCCTATGCCTGCCAAAGCACTACATTATAAGCCATCCCCTTTGTGTATTGGGTTACGCGCTATATACCCAAGATCACGCGTCCAGGCCCGCTCGCTACCTGTTTCCTTGATCCTTCCgagaaaataaaatataatctaAACTGCGATTCGCCTGTGCTAGTTGTTCTAAGTGttccagcagcaccagttCCAGACAGCTGCTGGCTGCTCCTTGGCCGCGGACGCGTTCAATACTCATATCGGCAATCATCTTGTTTGTTGAGACGGATGCAATTAGAGCAAGGGCGTTGGCGGTCACACTGAAAGAACATGGCCATGTCAATATCAGCACCTCCCCACAAGATAGGAATAACTCACCTTCTGTTTGGCCCAATTACATCGGATGCAAACCACCCTCTTGTAtttccttttacttcctGTCCGATGCGGGGGTTGAGGGTTCTGGGGGCGCTCCTAGCCCTAAAGAGTCGCCCCAGCGCCTTCCGCGCTTCCAGTCCCAGTTCTTGCTCTAGGGCCACTGGCACCAGTCCCTTGCTCAGGCCTTCCTCCTGTAGCATCGACCCAAGAAGAACCGCGAGGATTCTCAAGCCAATCGCGCTCAGGATACACCATAAAGTCCATGATGTTGAACTGCCCCACTCCCTGTGccgatcctcctcctcccattgCCGAGCCATGCATGACATCGCTGCCCATGCCTTGGCCTGGCGGCTGCTTGCTACCACTTTCGCCATCATCAATTAGTCCTCTTCCGCCGCCAGCGCCCTCCATACCATGTCCCTGGCCCATACTGTGGTTCTGGTTCGTTTCAGTTCCGCTAGCATTCTGTGCTGGGGCAATGGCTGACAGAGGAAATCTGGGCATGTTGAAGAAGTCAAAAACATCGAGATATTCCAGATCGTTggccccccctcctcctcctcctgttccTCCTTCTGTTCCCATACCAAAATGTCCGTTGCTGTTATTGGTGACAGGCATCATGACGCCTGCGCTCATCACACTGTTTCCGGCCGCGGTGCCCGTCAATGCTCCGTGTTGCCGCGAGCCATGCCTAGGCTGGCGACTAATCAACAGGTCCAAGTCGAATGCGGTCCGTCGCATGTCCGCCAGAATCCGCACGCTACTGGGCGTCACCTCGTCGCCCTCGCTTACGCTGGCCTTGTATTCGTCTAGTACGCGCGTCAGGAGATTGGAGTAGCGCGTGGCTACGGGCCAGTACTTGCCCATCTCGCGCAGGGTGTCAACAAAGAACTGGATATCCGGGTTGAGGCTGCGCTCAACGGTGCTGCCGTGAACCAGTAGAACACGGGCAGCGACCCAGAGCGTGAACGCAAAGGGAGGGCCAAGTGTGGAGAGCAAGTTGTATTCGACGACGAATTTACCCAGGGCAAGGATATTATTGACTGTGTCGCGGCAGGTTTGAGAGGCCATGtaggaaggagagaagatGGGTGAACGGACGGTGGGGTATGCGGCTGACGAGTGCAGACGAATGACGGCGGTGTGGTAGGTCGCATGGAGCATGATCCAGGCGCAGTTTAGAGTACGGGCAACCCTGGGGTGCTCATAGATCTTGGCCATGTTGCTGTAGTCATCGGGGAGTTCGAATTTCCACACTTTGAGCATTGTATCCAGTTCTCGATAGCGGTGCTGCCAATTTTCAACATCGGTGAGAGATGAGATGTCGACGGGCTGCTTGAGGAACTTGTGGATCTTGGAGAGAATACCCAGGATTTCGATATAGTAGCTGAAGGCGCCAAGATTCTCGGGCTTGTTGACTTGGTAGTCGGCGgagctgttgctgttgagtCGGCTATCATCGTCAGCGGCGTAGAACCATCTAGTCTCAACTTTTTGATTCTTAATCCACAGTTCGTTGCGGCATGGAAGGGTCCGGTCAATTTCCTTGTCATCGAGCGCAAAGTCGAACGCCGTGGAAATGGTAGCGTAGCGATCGAGCACATATACCATCCAGAACAACCTTCTGCGggtctcctcctcggtgAAGTCGCGGGGTTCTGGAAGGACCATGGCGCGAAGAGTGTAGATTGAGGGATAGCTTGGACAAACTGTCATGGAGTTCGTCTCGACGGCCAAGCCAAGCTGCACCACCCCTCGAGTGATGAGAGCCATGATGTTCCATCCTGGGGGTCCGTTGCTACTACCGCATAGATCCAGCGCAAGGATCACCAGGGCTTGTAGCGACATGACGGATGAATGTTCCATTCCATAGAGTAAAACACGCTGCTTCGAGGCCGTGTAGAAACGCTGCCGACTCTCCTTGGGGAGCATCTTGTCCGTTGCGAATCTCATGGCTGTAGCCACAATGGCATGCAACAGgatcttttcttcctcgttCGGGATTCTCTCGCCAAAAAACAGATCTTTTGTGGTCTCACGGTTCAGGATTGGACACCATGGGTGGATGTGCTTGAAGTATAGCTCCATGAGAGCGTAACAAACGCCATACGGAGGAAGCTCCTGTTCAGCacctccttgcccttgcgTGGCCGGCAAAACAGCTGCTGTTAGCGACGGACCCGCCATCTGATGGGAGACGGCTCGGGGGGCGCCATAGTACTCTTGAACGGCCGCACTAGGGGTCATGGCCGGCTGTATCCGAGGCTGGGGAGTTGCCACATGCTGGAAGTTGTCATGGACAATGGCTGGAGTGTGAGGGCCCAGACTGAAATCGGCTGAAGTCGGGGGTTTGTGCATGAATAGAGCCCTCTCAGCCGAATCTGGGCCGGCGTGAGCAAAGACCGGAGGGGGTCCTGTATCGCGCGGTGTGCCGTGGCCGTTGCTCGGCAGGCTTGGTGTGCTCCGATGGCCTGATGGTGCATGGTTATTTCTGTTATTGGCATTGATGCTGAGCGTAGCACGAGTGTTGACACTCCCCGGGCTCGTGTTGAGGTCGAGTCCGTGTGCCGCTAAGATGTCGGCGTGTCTTTTGAGTTCTGCTTCGAGATTGTCGAGACGTTGCTCTAACTCGCGGCCATAGCCTGCTCTGAGGCCGGGCTTCTTTCGTTCTTTGTACTCGCACACGACTGTATTTCTACTACACCATCCGCAGGCTGGTTGACCGCGGTCGCATTTTACCTAGTTCAGTATTAGTGGTGGGATGGCGGGGAGATGGGTTGCAATTGGGAAGATCAGGCGAACCTTTCGAGTTTTGCAAGTTTCACACCTTGTAATCCCTGGTCAGTTTGATTTGCCACTGCAATACAACACTACACCACAATTGGAATTGGAAATTCAAGTAAAGGTACACAAGATGCCTATGAAAAGCCCGccgtgttgatgatgatgatgtggttgttgttgttgttggtggtgaggatgcCAGGATGTACGGGGTGTTATCAACAACGTGTATAATACATGGTGGCACTAACAGACAATGCCGAGTGTAG
It encodes:
- a CDS encoding C6 transcription factor — encoded protein: MAAAASGQQHHAAAGGPSPSRPPLFQFQGQQQQQQQHGPPNASVYSDDGQQSGDDDDDDDDDNNHANDQVLPNGKRKRPLSVSCETCKTRKVKCDRGQPACGWCSRNTVVCEYKERKKPGLRAGYGRELEQRLDNLEAELKRHADILAAHGLDLNTSPGSVNTRATLSINANNRNNHAPSGHRSTPSLPSNGHGTPRDTGPPPVFAHAGPDSAERALFMHKPPTSADFSLGPHTPAIVHDNFQHVATPQPRIQPAMTPSAAVQEYYGAPRAVSHQMAGPSLTAAVLPATQGQGGAEQELPPYGVCYALMELYFKHIHPWCPILNRETTKDLFFGERIPNEEEKILLHAIVATAMRFATDKMLPKESRQRFYTASKQRVLLYGMEHSSVMSLQALVILALDLCGSSNGPPGWNIMALITRGVVQLGLAVETNSMTVCPSYPSIYTLRAMVLPEPRDFTEEETRRRLFWMVYVLDRYATISTAFDFALDDKEIDRTLPCRNELWIKNQKVETRWFYAADDDSRLNSNSSADYQVNKPENLGAFSYYIEILGILSKIHKFLKQPVDISSLTDVENWQHRYRELDTMLKVWKFELPDDYSNMAKIYEHPRVARTLNCAWIMLHATYHTAVIRLHSSAAYPTVRSPIFSPSYMASQTCRDTVNNILALGKFVVEYNLLSTLGPPFAFTLWVAARVLLVHGSTVERSLNPDIQFFVDTLREMGKYWPVATRYSNLLTRVLDEYKASVSEGDEVTPSSVRILADMRRTAFDLDLLISRQPRHGSRQHGALTGTAAGNSVMSAGVMMPVTNNSNGHFGMGTEGGTGGGGGGANDLEYLDVFDFFNMPRFPLSAIAPAQNASGTETNQNHSMGQGHGMEGAGGGRGLIDDGESGSKQPPGQGMGSDVMHGSAMGGGGSAQGVGQFNIMDFMVYPERDWLENPRGSSWVDATGGRPEQGTGASGPRARTGTGSAEGAGATL